In Leisingera sp. NJS204, the following are encoded in one genomic region:
- a CDS encoding MarR family winged helix-turn-helix transcriptional regulator yields MSMEMPIGQTDRKGFMTGYLEALGLLERLHRLLLDVIKDEFERVGVLEINAVQALLLFNIGDNEVTAGELKTRGYYQGSNVSYNLKKLVEMGYMHHQRCEIDRRSVRVRLTPRGREIRDIVSALFSRHAEGLENKDVISSQGIDDISTALKRMERYWSDQIRYIY; encoded by the coding sequence ATGAGTATGGAAATGCCAATCGGCCAGACGGACCGCAAAGGGTTCATGACTGGCTACCTGGAGGCGCTGGGTCTGCTTGAGCGCCTTCATCGTCTGCTGCTGGACGTCATCAAAGATGAGTTCGAACGCGTCGGCGTGCTGGAGATCAACGCGGTGCAGGCGCTGCTGCTGTTCAACATCGGCGACAATGAAGTGACCGCCGGGGAATTGAAGACCCGCGGCTACTATCAGGGCAGCAATGTCAGCTATAACCTGAAGAAGCTGGTCGAGATGGGCTATATGCACCATCAGCGCTGCGAGATCGACCGCCGGTCGGTGCGTGTCCGCCTGACCCCGCGGGGCCGGGAAATCCGCGATATCGTCTCAGCGCTGTTCTCGCGCCATGCGGAAGGCCTGGAGAACAAGGATGTGATCTCCTCCCAAGGGATCGATGATATCTCCACCGCGCTGAAGCGGATGGAGCGGTATTGGTCTGACCAGATCCGTTACATTTACTAA
- a CDS encoding VOC family protein: MPLTYLHTMVRVKDLKKSMAFYTLLGLRETRRWENEQGRFTLVFMAPPDQEEAPLELTWNWDGDDALPDDSRHFGHLAYGVDDIYAACQHLMDNGVTINRPPRDGHMAFVRSPDNVSIELLQNGEPLAPAEPWASMENTGKW; this comes from the coding sequence ATGCCCCTCACATATCTGCACACCATGGTCCGAGTGAAAGATCTGAAAAAATCCATGGCATTTTACACTCTTCTGGGCCTGCGTGAGACGCGCCGCTGGGAGAATGAGCAGGGCCGGTTCACCCTGGTCTTCATGGCCCCGCCGGACCAGGAGGAGGCGCCGCTGGAACTGACCTGGAACTGGGACGGCGATGATGCGCTGCCTGATGACAGCCGTCATTTCGGGCATCTCGCCTATGGTGTTGATGATATCTATGCCGCCTGCCAGCACCTGATGGACAATGGCGTCACCATCAACCGCCCGCCCCGCGACGGGCATATGGCCTTTGTCCGCTCCCCCGACAATGTGTCAATAGAACTGCTGCAAAACGGTGAGCCGCTGGCACCGGCAGAACCCTGGGCCAGCATGGAAAACACCGGCAAGTGGTAG
- a CDS encoding surface lipoprotein assembly modifier, producing MAQLASRLAFQSGSPTLSQYWLRRTAVFAPDDKAETLIAKDYKTLRRINPWSFRLSGGVKPSNNVNGGSDAATQEIDGLSSHVNRLGPRAVALSGITGTLDAGISRRLRQNETSLTSLSGRLYIQRVALSSSAKAKAAELAGQTGTTVPRNSEFGSTYGEITLSHAFTAGPRKKGGSARISVTSATSWYGGERNYDLAKVTAARSWALSPQMRFTLDGSAEHRLNPRYASLDADVFGLGASLSRKLANGDNLSVTLGLRDTQAESDSSTTKSATLRVGYTFGQKAGPVKVSTGLILGAADYPTYIFNNGTDWVPIPGGRQDHSAYADLNLFFEDYDYAGFAPMLRLRAGKKFSNHSRFESSEFSVSLGIESKF from the coding sequence ATGGCGCAGCTTGCTTCCCGCCTGGCTTTTCAGAGCGGCAGCCCGACTCTGTCGCAATACTGGCTGCGCCGCACTGCCGTATTCGCCCCCGATGACAAGGCCGAGACCCTGATCGCCAAGGATTACAAAACCCTACGGCGCATAAATCCGTGGTCCTTCCGGCTAAGCGGCGGGGTGAAGCCATCAAATAATGTCAACGGCGGTTCGGATGCAGCCACGCAGGAAATTGACGGTCTCTCCTCCCATGTCAACAGGCTTGGGCCAAGAGCCGTTGCGTTATCAGGTATTACCGGCACGCTGGACGCAGGCATCAGCCGCCGCTTGAGGCAAAACGAAACAAGCCTGACCTCCTTAAGCGGCCGTCTTTACATTCAGCGTGTGGCTCTGTCCTCCAGCGCCAAGGCAAAGGCCGCTGAATTGGCCGGGCAAACTGGTACAACGGTGCCGCGCAACTCCGAATTCGGCTCTACTTATGGTGAAATCACCTTAAGCCATGCCTTTACCGCTGGTCCCAGGAAGAAAGGTGGCAGCGCCCGGATCTCCGTAACCAGTGCAACTTCCTGGTATGGCGGGGAACGGAACTATGATCTGGCAAAGGTGACCGCTGCACGCAGTTGGGCGCTATCACCTCAGATGCGCTTCACTCTTGATGGAAGCGCCGAACACCGCCTGAATCCTCGGTATGCTTCTTTGGATGCGGATGTGTTTGGCTTAGGCGCCTCGCTCTCCCGGAAACTGGCCAATGGTGACAACCTGAGCGTCACACTTGGCCTTCGCGATACCCAAGCGGAAAGCGACAGCTCCACCACGAAATCAGCAACACTCAGGGTCGGCTATACCTTTGGTCAGAAAGCAGGGCCGGTCAAGGTCAGCACCGGGTTGATCCTAGGGGCCGCCGACTACCCCACCTACATCTTCAACAATGGAACAGACTGGGTTCCGATTCCTGGCGGACGGCAGGACCATTCCGCTTACGCCGATTTGAACCTATTCTTTGAAGACTATGACTATGCCGGTTTTGCGCCGATGCTGCGATTGCGTGCCGGAAAAAAATTCTCGAACCATAGCCGCTTTGAAAGCTCGGAATTCTCTGTCTCTCTGGGCATTGAATCAAAATTCTGA
- a CDS encoding thymidylate synthase has protein sequence MRRYWLGLAAASVLSACGGGNPFTTTTDDPTDDPTTTIPEALANDLESVDYDPGNQTLTVTGVGLDETPFTATYIRKPALDRNGYEAYAVQDNALTEHSTAYVRQTEGGYAAVVVTGGQFGTYQGGTTYGRTGSFTAPDTDAGAGGIVSYAGTYVGLLNIDGDGGDLLTPAPGTDPSILPGQSAEVTGDVFINADFTQDSEVKGRIYNRRITDLPATAVEDLTLMNTAISSDGSFTGAVNAGGTSVGEYGGVFSGTDAATVAGSVHATSHIEAFAGNTPPIEEYGVFVLGSCDGASPDPVCNQPDP, from the coding sequence ATGAGGCGCTATTGGCTAGGGCTCGCGGCAGCGTCCGTGCTGTCCGCATGCGGCGGGGGCAATCCGTTTACCACAACGACGGATGACCCCACAGATGATCCGACCACCACCATCCCCGAAGCTCTGGCAAATGACCTTGAGAGCGTCGATTATGACCCAGGCAACCAAACACTGACTGTTACTGGTGTCGGCTTGGATGAAACGCCCTTTACCGCGACTTATATCCGCAAGCCCGCTTTGGACCGCAATGGCTATGAGGCCTATGCCGTTCAAGACAACGCACTGACCGAGCACTCGACTGCCTATGTGCGTCAAACCGAAGGCGGTTACGCTGCTGTCGTTGTGACAGGCGGGCAGTTCGGCACTTACCAGGGCGGCACGACCTACGGGCGCACCGGCAGCTTTACCGCCCCCGATACGGATGCGGGGGCCGGCGGTATCGTCAGCTATGCCGGCACCTATGTGGGTCTGTTGAACATTGACGGCGACGGCGGCGACTTGCTTACCCCCGCTCCCGGCACCGACCCTTCAATTCTCCCCGGCCAATCCGCAGAAGTTACCGGTGATGTCTTCATCAATGCCGACTTCACACAAGACAGTGAAGTCAAAGGCCGGATCTACAACCGCCGGATCACCGACCTGCCTGCAACAGCCGTCGAGGATCTGACCCTCATGAACACGGCGATATCGTCAGACGGCTCGTTTACAGGCGCTGTCAATGCTGGAGGCACAAGTGTCGGCGAATACGGCGGCGTCTTTTCGGGTACGGATGCCGCAACAGTGGCAGGCTCGGTCCACGCGACAAGCCATATTGAAGCCTTCGCGGGGAATACTCCCCCAATCGAGGAGTACGGGGTCTTTGTACTCGGCTCTTGCGATGGTGCCAGTCCCGACCCGGTCTGCAACCAGCCCGACCCTTAA